From the genome of Ornithobacterium rhinotracheale, one region includes:
- a CDS encoding inorganic phosphate transporter gives MILFLAVMVTDIILLDIFNTLALPTSTTVSIVFEILGASLALATIKVLHNELPMTYLFNNDNPAEGIVGFMNWSKAGEIITGILLSVVIAFTIGSIVQFISRFLFSFEYQKKMKFFGSIFTGIAFTALSYFLLFKGMKNIPAMEGIINEVGTHIKYYILGAFVFFSFMMFLIQKLNINPLKIVVLFGTFSLAMAFAGNDLVNFIGVPIAGWQSFQIWQNSGMSPESLEMVQLAGKVETPYILLVGAGIVMTLTLWLSKKARSVTETEVNLGAQSEIDERFKPNLFARGLVNATSAVNKGFIAIAPQSLLNKISEKFTPMEIIESNENAAHFDLVRASVNLLTAAILISAATSMQLPLSTTYVSFMVAMGTSLADRAWGRESAVYRVAGVMNVIGGWFMTAIIAAVMAMISASIMYFCGVYGIVTLCLLVIFIIYKSSKHHAISLKRKARSESKASINYKDLNQTMHYLTESVSVALKDIKRTLELTNIGVAKENKKALQNANDILNELHEEYAMVKSGLFKIIKKNKSDETTSAHLYVLTYDLMQDILQSLDLIVTSATTHVNNNHKPLAPEQCQHLASIKERLAKYIAFLQEIISNRDFSQKNLDEIQIMKKHFLQEIEDVTSEQINGVMNKQYGFKNTSLYFTILLEMKDLVAVAARFVKLYARIYKEGKLTK, from the coding sequence ATGATTTTGTTTCTGGCAGTGATGGTTACCGATATTATTCTGCTAGATATATTCAACACGCTGGCGTTGCCTACCTCTACCACGGTGTCTATCGTGTTTGAGATTTTAGGTGCTTCGTTGGCTTTGGCTACGATTAAGGTCTTGCACAATGAGCTACCGATGACTTATTTGTTTAATAATGATAACCCTGCCGAGGGCATTGTAGGTTTTATGAACTGGTCTAAGGCGGGCGAAATTATTACAGGGATTTTGCTTTCTGTGGTTATTGCGTTCACGATTGGTTCTATCGTGCAGTTTATTTCTAGATTTTTGTTCTCGTTTGAGTATCAAAAGAAAATGAAATTCTTTGGTTCTATTTTTACAGGAATTGCCTTTACTGCATTGTCTTATTTCCTATTATTCAAAGGAATGAAAAATATTCCTGCCATGGAGGGGATTATCAACGAAGTGGGAACTCACATTAAATATTATATTTTGGGTGCTTTTGTTTTCTTCTCTTTTATGATGTTTTTGATACAAAAGCTCAATATCAACCCGTTGAAAATTGTGGTTTTATTTGGTACTTTCTCGCTCGCAATGGCGTTTGCAGGAAACGACTTGGTAAACTTTATCGGGGTACCGATCGCTGGCTGGCAGTCTTTCCAAATTTGGCAAAATTCTGGAATGAGCCCAGAAAGTTTAGAAATGGTACAGCTAGCGGGAAAGGTGGAAACGCCATATATTTTGCTCGTGGGGGCAGGTATTGTGATGACTTTGACTTTATGGCTGTCTAAAAAAGCGAGATCTGTTACCGAAACCGAAGTGAATTTGGGAGCTCAGTCTGAAATCGACGAACGCTTTAAACCCAATCTTTTTGCGAGAGGCTTAGTAAATGCCACTTCTGCCGTGAACAAGGGTTTTATAGCAATCGCTCCGCAAAGTCTTTTAAACAAAATCTCTGAAAAATTCACTCCAATGGAAATCATTGAGAGCAATGAAAATGCCGCTCATTTCGATTTAGTTCGTGCTTCTGTGAATTTGCTTACAGCTGCTATTTTAATTTCAGCAGCAACAAGTATGCAGTTGCCATTATCTACCACTTATGTATCATTCATGGTAGCCATGGGTACCTCTTTAGCGGATAGAGCTTGGGGGAGAGAAAGTGCGGTGTATCGTGTAGCTGGTGTTATGAATGTGATTGGAGGCTGGTTCATGACAGCCATCATTGCCGCTGTTATGGCTATGATTTCTGCAAGTATCATGTATTTCTGTGGTGTATATGGAATTGTAACTCTATGTTTATTAGTTATTTTCATTATCTATAAATCATCTAAACACCACGCCATTAGCCTTAAAAGAAAAGCTCGCTCTGAGAGCAAAGCTTCTATTAATTATAAAGATTTAAACCAAACCATGCATTATCTTACAGAAAGTGTCTCTGTTGCACTCAAAGATATTAAGAGAACTTTGGAGCTTACCAACATTGGGGTGGCTAAAGAAAATAAAAAAGCACTGCAAAATGCGAATGATATTTTAAATGAATTACACGAAGAGTATGCAATGGTGAAAAGTGGTTTGTTTAAAATCATTAAGAAAAATAAATCTGACGAAACTACTTCTGCTCACTTATATGTTTTGACTTATGATTTGATGCAGGATATTTTGCAAAGTCTAGATTTGATTGTAACCTCTGCCACTACGCATGTAAACAACAATCACAAGCCACTCGCTCCAGAGCAATGCCAGCATCTTGCAAGCATTAAAGAAAGATTGGCTAAGTACATTGCTTTCCTACAAGAAATCATCAGTAATCGTGATTTTTCTCAAAAGAATCTTGACGAAATTCAAATCATGAAAAAGCATTTCTTACAAGAAATTGAAGATGTTACTAGCGAACAAATCAACGGAGTGATGAACAAACAATACGGATTTAAAAACACTTCTTTATATTTCACCATTTTGCTTGAAATGAAAGATTTGGTTGCCGTAGCAGCTCGCTTCGTTAAGCTATATGCTAGAATTTACAAAGAAGGAAAATTAACTAAATAA
- a CDS encoding outer membrane beta-barrel protein, which produces MRTIIYPVLFLVGSVSLAQNQQVSGRVVDSLQVPIAYAEVILRDLDTEKENQILTDSDGRFELQADCNRCVLLVESFGFKPYQSSEFSIFEKQDFATIKLNPTSLALKEVIATGREKPITVTLKPGKVIYNVENTADAYGSTALDVLKKTPKLTVDGGNAIRINGKSKVLVLINGKNTYLQSEQLVNFLKATTSGNIKNIEVMTNPPVEYEAEGSAGVVNIVLKKAAGLRNSVFVNAGLSSGVFTRENLDLSFNYHYQKFNFYGNFSRLWGKVNYLYGNHRLANGQEIFSDSYDVDKKTPRVYNFGVDYKIDDNQTLNLQIGRNRLYGDGFVKTQNNVRTPSLIQNVKSLSDYFFQDWDRGNISLNYDLKNAKSETKLSVDYAKFMGDTQIRLKNDFFDQNKVAQREETTETYANRDIDAYAFSASQQRGLGKIQLKYGFKTSFANSSNDFKRYDLIQAKPVLNINESNVFDFKENITAIFAHSAIEINSTMRLGAGLRVERTSNESHIEVAKGSSHKPEAINSTYVDYFPSLQFSYKPNDLEYSLSFSKRIDRPQYSDLNTLDQPIDAFSSWRGNPYLKPQKTDKVAVGILHKQKQLELFYSKTHDYKVNMQIIENGIMLEIPKNMGTQEHLGVDVSYAWNILKWHFNFSGQAFYLKNNVKLREDLPLKNDSWATNLSLNVNASIFWKMNLDIFTQYNSKQLSGATVTSRPMNSTDFSLSRAFLNNKAKVKLSVVDVFNSSHWNSVNEYPGFYSDNYGRGERRQIKLNISYKIGWGENHDLRESNMQSELDRI; this is translated from the coding sequence ATGAGAACAATAATTTATCCTGTGCTTTTTTTGGTAGGCAGTGTTTCTTTAGCCCAAAATCAACAAGTAAGTGGTCGTGTAGTGGATAGTCTGCAAGTGCCCATTGCTTATGCCGAAGTGATTTTGAGAGATTTAGATACGGAAAAAGAAAATCAGATTTTAACCGATTCCGATGGTAGATTTGAGTTGCAAGCAGATTGTAATCGTTGTGTGCTTTTGGTGGAATCTTTTGGTTTTAAGCCTTATCAATCGTCTGAGTTTTCAATCTTTGAAAAACAAGATTTTGCGACAATTAAACTAAATCCAACTTCGCTTGCACTCAAAGAAGTGATCGCGACGGGGAGAGAAAAACCTATAACAGTAACGCTGAAGCCAGGTAAAGTAATTTACAATGTGGAAAATACTGCTGATGCTTATGGAAGTACGGCGCTAGATGTGTTGAAGAAAACACCCAAGCTCACGGTTGATGGTGGGAATGCCATTAGAATAAACGGGAAAAGTAAAGTTTTGGTTTTAATTAATGGAAAAAATACTTATTTGCAGTCAGAGCAATTGGTGAATTTTCTAAAGGCTACAACTTCGGGCAATATTAAAAATATTGAAGTGATGACCAATCCGCCCGTGGAGTACGAAGCGGAAGGCTCGGCGGGCGTAGTAAATATTGTTTTGAAAAAAGCCGCAGGGCTTAGAAATAGTGTTTTTGTGAATGCGGGACTCTCAAGTGGTGTATTTACGCGTGAAAATTTAGATTTATCGTTTAATTATCATTATCAAAAATTCAATTTTTATGGTAATTTCAGCCGACTTTGGGGTAAGGTGAATTATTTATATGGAAATCATAGGTTAGCCAATGGGCAAGAGATTTTTAGTGATTCGTACGATGTAGATAAGAAAACGCCGCGTGTGTACAATTTTGGTGTGGATTATAAAATTGATGATAATCAGACGCTTAATCTGCAAATTGGTAGAAATCGATTGTATGGAGATGGTTTTGTGAAAACTCAAAATAATGTAAGAACTCCAAGTTTGATACAGAATGTGAAATCTCTTAGTGACTATTTCTTTCAAGATTGGGATCGAGGGAATATTTCGCTGAATTATGATTTGAAAAATGCTAAAAGTGAAACTAAATTAAGTGTAGATTATGCCAAATTTATGGGCGATACGCAAATTCGTTTAAAAAACGATTTTTTTGACCAAAATAAAGTGGCTCAACGAGAAGAAACCACGGAAACTTATGCCAATCGAGATATTGATGCTTATGCTTTTTCAGCAAGTCAGCAAAGAGGTTTAGGTAAAATTCAATTGAAATATGGTTTTAAAACTTCGTTTGCCAATTCATCTAACGACTTTAAACGCTATGATTTAATCCAAGCAAAACCCGTTTTAAACATCAATGAATCTAATGTTTTTGATTTTAAAGAAAACATAACCGCTATTTTTGCCCATTCAGCTATTGAAATTAATTCTACAATGCGTTTAGGGGCGGGGCTGAGGGTAGAACGCACTAGTAATGAATCTCATATCGAAGTTGCCAAAGGAAGTTCGCATAAACCAGAGGCAATTAATTCCACTTATGTAGATTATTTTCCATCATTACAATTTAGTTATAAACCCAATGATTTGGAATACTCACTTTCATTTTCCAAACGAATCGATCGTCCGCAATATTCAGATTTAAACACGCTTGATCAGCCGATAGATGCATTTTCTTCTTGGCGAGGAAATCCCTATCTAAAGCCACAAAAAACAGACAAAGTAGCTGTGGGCATTTTGCATAAGCAAAAACAACTTGAGTTATTTTACTCAAAAACTCATGATTACAAGGTGAATATGCAAATTATAGAAAATGGAATTATGCTCGAAATTCCTAAAAATATGGGAACTCAAGAACATTTAGGCGTTGATGTTTCCTATGCTTGGAATATTTTAAAATGGCATTTTAATTTTTCTGGGCAGGCATTTTACCTTAAAAATAATGTAAAATTAAGAGAGGATTTGCCACTTAAAAATGACAGCTGGGCAACCAATTTATCATTAAATGTAAATGCTAGTATTTTTTGGAAAATGAATTTAGATATTTTCACGCAATATAATAGTAAGCAATTGAGTGGTGCTACCGTAACTAGTCGCCCAATGAATAGCACCGATTTTAGTCTCTCAAGAGCATTTCTTAATAATAAAGCTAAGGTGAAACTTTCGGTTGTCGATGTGTTTAATAGCTCGCATTGGAATAGTGTGAATGAATACCCAGGTTTCTATTCCGATAATTATGGTAGAGGAGAACGTCGACAAATCAAGCTAAATATAAGTTATAAAATCGGCTGGGGAGAGAATCATGATTTACGAGAATCCAATATGCAATCTGAGTTAGACAGGATTTAA
- the rpmG gene encoding 50S ribosomal protein L33, translating into MAKKGNRVQVILECTEHKESGMPGTSRYITTKNKKNTPDRLELKKFNPILKKYTIHKEIK; encoded by the coding sequence ATGGCTAAGAAAGGTAATAGAGTTCAAGTGATATTGGAATGTACTGAGCATAAAGAAAGCGGAATGCCAGGTACTTCTCGCTACATCACAACTAAAAACAAAAAGAATACTCCAGATAGATTAGAGCTTAAAAAGTTTAATCCTATCTTGAAGAAATATACTATTCACAAAGAAATTAAATAA
- the ftsY gene encoding signal recognition particle-docking protein FtsY: MSWFKKVFGSEKKETLDKGLEKTNRSFFDKMSRAVVGKSTVDEQVLDDLEEVLITSDVGVQTTIKIIERIEERVARDKYINSAELDRILREEIMALLAENETEDFESLSIPELLNGDPYVIMVVGVNGVGKTTTIGKLAKQFKNQGKKVVLGAGDTFRAAAVDQLQIWADRVGVPIVKQAMGSDPASVAYDTVQSAKAQGADVVLLDTAGRLHNKINLMNELSKIKRVMQKVIPDAPHDVMLVLDGSTGQNAFEQAKQFTQATEVTSLAITKLDGTAKGGVVIGISDQFSIPVKFIGVGEGVDDLQVFNKAEFVDSFFKKTN, translated from the coding sequence ATGAGTTGGTTTAAAAAAGTTTTTGGTTCGGAGAAAAAAGAAACTTTAGATAAAGGTTTAGAAAAAACCAATCGCTCTTTTTTTGATAAAATGAGCCGAGCTGTGGTTGGTAAATCTACGGTAGATGAGCAGGTGCTGGATGATTTGGAGGAAGTGCTTATCACATCAGATGTTGGGGTGCAAACTACCATTAAAATCATTGAGAGAATAGAGGAGCGAGTAGCGAGAGATAAATACATAAACTCAGCAGAATTAGATAGAATTTTGCGAGAGGAGATTATGGCACTCTTGGCCGAAAATGAAACCGAAGATTTTGAATCTTTATCAATACCAGAACTTCTGAATGGTGATCCTTATGTGATTATGGTTGTGGGAGTGAATGGCGTGGGGAAAACGACTACGATTGGAAAACTTGCAAAACAATTTAAAAATCAAGGGAAGAAAGTGGTGCTTGGCGCAGGAGATACATTCAGAGCTGCGGCAGTGGACCAATTGCAAATCTGGGCAGACCGCGTGGGGGTGCCGATTGTGAAGCAAGCAATGGGCTCAGACCCGGCCTCTGTAGCATATGATACAGTGCAATCGGCTAAGGCGCAAGGTGCAGATGTTGTGTTGCTTGACACGGCAGGGCGTTTGCACAATAAAATCAACTTGATGAATGAGCTTTCAAAAATCAAGCGTGTAATGCAAAAGGTAATTCCAGATGCTCCGCACGATGTAATGCTGGTGCTAGATGGTTCTACGGGGCAAAATGCCTTTGAACAAGCCAAGCAGTTTACCCAAGCTACCGAAGTTACCTCGCTTGCAATCACTAAATTAGATGGAACGGCTAAAGGTGGTGTCGTGATTGGGATTTCAGACCAATTCAGCATTCCAGTGAAGTTTATTGGAGTAGGAGAAGGGGTAGATGATTTGCAAGTTTTCAATAAAGCAGAATTCGTTGATAGTTTCTTTAAAAAAACAAATTAA
- a CDS encoding DUF4295 domain-containing protein — MAKKTVATLQTGSKKLTKVIKMVKSPKSGAYVFEEKVVHADDVNDFFNKK, encoded by the coding sequence ATGGCTAAGAAGACAGTTGCAACATTACAAACAGGTTCAAAAAAGCTTACTAAAGTTATTAAAATGGTAAAGTCTCCTAAATCAGGGGCGTATGTTTTTGAAGAAAAAGTTGTTCACGCTGATGATGTGAATGATTTCTTTAATAAAAAATAA
- the rpmB gene encoding 50S ribosomal protein L28 gives MSRVCQITGKKAQVGNSVSHANNKTKRRFNVNLMKKRFYVPSEDKWVQLRVSANGLKTINKIGIEAALERARKEGLIK, from the coding sequence ATGTCACGAGTTTGTCAAATTACAGGAAAGAAAGCACAAGTGGGAAATAGTGTGTCTCACGCAAATAATAAAACCAAAAGAAGGTTCAATGTTAACTTAATGAAGAAACGCTTCTATGTACCATCAGAAGATAAGTGGGTGCAATTGAGAGTTTCTGCTAATGGGTTGAAAACTATCAACAAGATTGGTATTGAAGCTGCTTTGGAGCGTGCGAGAAAAGAAGGTTTAATCAAATAA
- a CDS encoding ATP-dependent Clp protease ATP-binding subunit — translation MNDNFSQRVKNVIAYSKEEALRLGHDNVGTEHLLLGILRDGDGKAMRFLRSLQYDASYIRAKIEALNPPKEVLDSTLRNLQLTKQAERALKTTFLEAKLNQSKSVDTGHLLLCILRNENDPVTQALNRMGVDYDSVKEEMAEERYPSGMPEINPRAEAGFDDNDEEAGAIPGGGAHRPAGGGGARRGGRAGVTKSKTPVLDAFGRDLTNMAQDGRLDPVIGREKEIERVSQILSRRKKNNPLLIGEPGVGKSAIAEGLALRIVQKKVSRVLYDKRVITLDLAGLVAGTKYRGQFEERMKAIMNELEKNKDIILFIDELHTIVGAGGATGSLDASNMFKPALARGEIQCIGATTLNEYRQYVEKDGALERRFQKVMVEPTTPEQTLQILEQVKDKYEEHHNVKYTPEALQACVNLTSRYITDRFLPDKAIDAMDEAGSRVHIKNIHVPEDILSLEKAIEKAKEDKEAAVAAQDFEQASQLRDEQKRLTDLLEQRYEEWTASNESFPEIVDEENVAEVVSMMSGVPVHRVAEGEMKKLAQMGDVVKSKLIGQDEAVEKVVKAIQRNRAGLKDPNRPIGSFIFLGSTGIGKTQLAKVLAREIFDSDDALIRIDMSEYMEKFAVSRLVGAPPGYVGYEEGGQLTEAVRRKPYAVLLLDEIEKAHPDVFNILLQILDDGHVTDSVGRKVDFRNTIIILTSNIGSRQLKEFGDGVGFGTAAKMNSADERAKSTLQNALKKTFAPEFLNRIDDVIIFNALEKEDILKIIDIELSKLYGLVRDMGYEVELSQEAKEFVAEKGFDKDYGARPLKRAIQKYIEDPMAEKIINAEIKEGDALLVVLNEAKDGLEITINE, via the coding sequence ATGAACGATAATTTTTCACAACGAGTAAAAAATGTGATTGCTTACAGCAAAGAAGAAGCCCTACGCTTAGGCCACGACAATGTGGGGACTGAGCATTTGCTGTTAGGAATTTTGCGCGATGGCGATGGAAAAGCTATGCGATTTTTACGATCCTTGCAGTACGACGCATCTTATATAAGAGCTAAAATTGAGGCGTTGAATCCACCGAAAGAGGTGTTGGATTCTACTTTAAGAAATTTGCAGCTTACCAAACAAGCTGAAAGAGCTCTCAAAACTACTTTTTTAGAGGCTAAGTTAAATCAAAGTAAATCAGTGGATACAGGACATTTGTTACTTTGCATTTTAAGGAATGAAAACGATCCTGTTACACAAGCCTTGAACAGAATGGGAGTGGATTATGATTCAGTAAAAGAGGAAATGGCAGAGGAACGATATCCTAGTGGAATGCCAGAAATTAATCCACGAGCAGAAGCCGGATTTGATGATAATGATGAAGAAGCAGGCGCTATCCCAGGAGGCGGTGCTCATCGTCCTGCGGGCGGTGGTGGTGCTCGCCGAGGTGGGAGAGCTGGAGTTACAAAGTCTAAAACACCTGTGCTTGATGCCTTTGGTAGAGATTTAACGAATATGGCACAAGATGGTAGGCTTGATCCTGTGATTGGTCGTGAAAAGGAAATCGAGCGTGTTTCTCAGATTTTAAGCCGTAGAAAAAAGAATAATCCGCTTTTGATTGGGGAGCCAGGCGTTGGTAAATCAGCGATTGCAGAAGGTTTAGCTTTAAGAATTGTTCAGAAAAAAGTTTCTCGAGTTTTGTACGACAAGCGTGTAATCACCCTTGATTTAGCAGGACTTGTGGCGGGGACTAAATATCGTGGGCAGTTTGAAGAGCGAATGAAAGCCATTATGAATGAATTGGAAAAAAATAAAGACATTATCCTTTTCATAGATGAATTGCACACTATCGTAGGAGCAGGCGGAGCAACTGGTTCGCTTGATGCGTCAAATATGTTTAAGCCAGCCTTGGCACGAGGCGAAATTCAATGCATAGGAGCTACAACTTTAAACGAGTATCGCCAATATGTAGAGAAAGATGGTGCACTTGAGCGTCGTTTTCAAAAAGTGATGGTGGAGCCAACGACGCCAGAGCAGACTTTGCAAATCTTGGAACAAGTAAAAGATAAATACGAGGAGCACCACAATGTGAAATATACGCCAGAGGCATTACAAGCCTGTGTGAATTTAACTTCTCGCTACATCACCGATCGTTTCTTGCCAGACAAGGCGATTGATGCCATGGACGAAGCGGGATCTCGTGTACATATCAAGAACATTCATGTGCCAGAGGATATTTTATCTTTGGAAAAAGCAATTGAAAAAGCAAAAGAAGATAAAGAAGCCGCTGTAGCTGCGCAAGATTTTGAACAAGCAAGTCAATTAAGAGATGAACAAAAAAGACTAACCGATTTGCTTGAGCAACGCTACGAGGAATGGACGGCCAGCAATGAATCTTTCCCAGAGATAGTCGATGAGGAAAATGTGGCCGAAGTAGTTTCTATGATGAGCGGAGTCCCAGTGCACCGTGTAGCGGAAGGCGAGATGAAAAAACTTGCCCAAATGGGCGATGTCGTAAAAAGCAAATTAATCGGGCAAGATGAAGCCGTAGAAAAAGTGGTAAAAGCAATTCAGCGAAATCGAGCAGGATTAAAGGATCCAAATCGCCCAATTGGTTCGTTTATTTTCTTAGGTTCTACGGGAATCGGTAAAACGCAATTAGCAAAAGTTCTCGCCAGAGAAATCTTTGACTCAGACGATGCCTTAATCCGAATAGATATGAGCGAATACATGGAAAAATTTGCTGTATCTCGTTTGGTGGGAGCACCTCCAGGTTATGTAGGTTACGAAGAAGGAGGGCAATTGACAGAGGCCGTGCGCCGCAAGCCATATGCCGTGCTATTGCTAGATGAGATAGAAAAAGCACATCCAGATGTGTTCAATATCCTGTTGCAAATTTTGGACGATGGGCATGTTACCGATAGCGTGGGGCGAAAAGTGGATTTCAGAAATACAATTATTATCCTGACTTCAAATATTGGTTCTCGCCAATTGAAGGAGTTTGGAGATGGCGTAGGATTTGGAACAGCTGCCAAAATGAATTCTGCCGATGAGCGAGCCAAAAGCACTTTGCAAAACGCCTTGAAAAAGACATTTGCTCCAGAGTTCTTGAACCGTATCGATGATGTGATTATCTTCAATGCACTTGAGAAAGAGGATATTTTAAAAATCATTGATATTGAACTTAGCAAACTGTATGGCTTGGTAAGAGACATGGGCTACGAGGTGGAACTTAGCCAAGAGGCTAAAGAATTTGTCGCTGAAAAAGGTTTTGACAAGGATTATGGTGCAAGACCTCTGAAGCGAGCTATTCAAAAATACATCGAAGACCCAATGGCAGAGAAAATCATCAATGCAGAAATCAAGGAAGGAGATGCACTTTTGGTTGTATTAAACGAAGCCAAAGATGGTTTAGAAATCACCATAAATGAATAA
- the guaA gene encoding glutamine-hydrolyzing GMP synthase, producing the protein MKNSILILDFGSQYNQLIARRVRDFGVYAEVIPCTSSLEEIKSHEPKGIILSGGPSSVFAEDGYRVDKEIYELGVPVLGICYGMQLTAHLLGGEVKKGQKGEYGKADFTITNSCSLFEGIPEQSTVWMSHFDEVMKTPEGFEVAGKSEAEIAAFFNEEKKIYTVQFHPEVSHSEYGEKMLNNFVFKICKCEKNWALNDFIEAEVARIKAKVGDKKVILGLSGGVDSSVAAVLIHKAIGNQLTCIFVDTGLLRLNEGETVMETYGKTFDINIIKVDAKERFLSKLKGISDPEQKRKIIGHEFVEVFDEEATKIENAAFLAQGTIYPDVIESQSVKGPSATIKSHHNVGGLPEDMKLQLLEPLRELFKDEVRRVGVELGIPRELVYRHPFPGPGLGIRVLGEVSAEKVEILQKADAIFIEELKKANLYDAVSQAFVVLLPVKSVGVMGDERTYEYTAVVRSADTIDFMTATWSRLPYELLEKVSSRIINEVKGINRVAYDISSKPPATIEWE; encoded by the coding sequence ATGAAAAATAGTATCCTCATTTTAGATTTTGGATCTCAGTATAATCAATTGATTGCAAGAAGGGTGAGGGATTTTGGCGTTTATGCCGAGGTCATTCCTTGTACTTCAAGTCTAGAAGAAATCAAATCTCACGAGCCAAAAGGGATTATTCTCTCTGGCGGACCGTCTTCGGTTTTTGCAGAAGATGGCTACCGAGTAGATAAGGAAATTTATGAACTGGGCGTTCCTGTGCTTGGAATTTGTTACGGAATGCAGCTTACAGCACATTTATTAGGCGGTGAGGTGAAAAAGGGACAAAAGGGAGAATATGGAAAAGCTGATTTCACAATCACAAACTCTTGTTCGCTTTTTGAAGGTATTCCAGAACAATCAACCGTTTGGATGAGCCACTTTGATGAGGTGATGAAAACGCCAGAAGGATTTGAAGTAGCGGGTAAATCAGAGGCAGAAATCGCAGCATTTTTCAATGAGGAAAAGAAAATCTACACCGTGCAATTTCACCCAGAAGTCTCTCATAGCGAGTATGGGGAGAAAATGCTGAATAACTTTGTTTTTAAAATTTGTAAATGTGAGAAAAACTGGGCTTTAAATGATTTTATAGAAGCAGAAGTAGCGCGAATTAAGGCAAAAGTAGGCGATAAAAAAGTCATTTTAGGGCTTTCAGGAGGAGTTGATTCATCGGTAGCTGCTGTGTTGATTCACAAAGCCATTGGCAACCAATTGACCTGTATTTTTGTGGATACAGGCTTGCTCCGACTAAATGAAGGGGAGACTGTGATGGAAACTTATGGCAAAACTTTTGACATCAATATTATAAAGGTAGATGCTAAGGAAAGATTTTTGTCCAAATTAAAAGGAATCTCAGACCCAGAGCAAAAACGAAAAATCATCGGGCATGAGTTTGTTGAAGTATTTGATGAAGAAGCCACAAAAATTGAAAATGCAGCTTTCTTGGCACAAGGAACCATTTATCCAGATGTAATTGAATCTCAGTCGGTAAAGGGGCCGTCAGCCACCATTAAATCTCACCACAATGTGGGAGGCTTGCCAGAGGATATGAAACTGCAATTATTAGAACCTTTGCGTGAATTGTTCAAAGATGAGGTGCGTCGAGTAGGAGTGGAATTAGGTATTCCGAGAGAATTGGTATATCGCCATCCGTTTCCAGGTCCAGGTTTAGGAATTAGAGTTTTGGGTGAAGTTTCAGCTGAGAAAGTTGAAATTTTGCAAAAAGCAGACGCAATTTTTATTGAAGAATTAAAAAAAGCTAATTTGTATGATGCCGTGAGCCAAGCTTTTGTGGTTTTATTACCAGTGAAGTCAGTTGGAGTCATGGGAGATGAGCGTACTTATGAATATACCGCAGTCGTTCGTTCGGCAGACACCATCGATTTCATGACAGCCACTTGGTCGCGCTTGCCATATGAATTGCTTGAGAAAGTATCCAGCCGAATCATTAATGAAGTAAAAGGAATCAACCGAGTTGCTTACGATATTTCGTCGAAACCACCAGCAACCATAGAGTGGGAATAG